AAGCAGCAGAACATAATATACCGCTGTTGGCTTTTGGCGGTTGGCTGTATGAGCAGCTAATAGCCAAAAGCCAAAAGCCAACAGCCAAAAGCCCGGTAAGTTATTGAATGCTGCTCCCCTTATGCCTCCTGTTCAATATCGCTCTCAGGTCATGGATCACCTCGGTCTGGTGGCTGGAATGTGCAAAGAGCTGGGAATTGTCGAGCACATCGATAAACGAGCCCCCAAGCTATCTGACGAATGGAACATTTCCCACGGTGAAGCCGTGATAGCTATGATAATCAACGGTCTTGGCTTCACAGGACAGTCTCTCCATATGTTCCCTCAGTTCTTCGCCAATAAACCCCTCGACAAACTAATCAGGGGCGGGATTGAACCCGAACACATAAACGACAAAGTACTGGGAAGGGCGCTGGACGTACTTTTTGATCTGGATGTTAGTAAAGTCCATTTCGAGCTGGCTATCAAGGTGGCGAAGCACCTCAAATTACCGTGCGACGCACTGAACCTCGATGGTACAGGGTTTCACGTCGATGGTCGTTATAATTGTGATGACGAAGTGAGCGATGAAGACCTTAATTGTATCCGGCTTTGCAAGGGCTACAGTCGAGACCATCGCCCGGACTTGAATCAGGCCATATTACTTCTGCTAACCGAGAATCGTGCAGGCATTCCACTGTTTATGAAAGCAGCCAGTGGCAATGTGACGGATAAAACCAGTTTCAAACAAGTGGTGAGCCAGCACATAAAGAGCTTTAAAGCGGCTCTGAATGCCCGTTATTTCGTCGGTGATGCCGCAATGTACGTGGCAGGAACCCTTCAGGAACTCAGCCATCAGGAGCAGTTGTTTGTTTCCCGAGTCCCTCTCAATATCGGTGATGCTAAAAAACTGGTACGTAGCGCACCATCGCGCTCCATGAATGTGGTGGATGGATTTGACCATTACGAAGCGGTGGAGACATTGTCTGAGTATGCCGGTGTCGTACAACGCTGGGTTCTGTTTCGAAACAAGCAGAGCCAGAAAGCGGAACAGAAGACACTGACCCGGCGTATGCAGAAAAAATCCCTGACAGAATCCGAGGCTCTGGTAAAGCTGGGCAAAAAGTCGTTCCGGTGTGAAGCCGACGCCATGGAAGCCTTCAGGCAATGGCAAAAGAATTCCAAACTTTGTCAGGCTGAACCTAAGGTCATTAGCAAGCCTTGTTACAATACCAAAGGTCGCCCTGCTGACGGGATGCCTCCTGACCACTATGAATATTTCGTGACAGGTTGCTGCTCAGTAGCTGTGGAGAGACGCCGGGATGCTGAGGCGTCACTGGGTTGCTTTATACTGGGCACCAACGACATGGATACAGACCGGCTGGATACGACTGAACTGCTAAAGACGTATAAATCCCAACAGCAGGTTGAAAGAGGCTTTCGTTTCCTGAAAAGCCCGGATTTCCTAGTGTCATCACTTTATCTCAAGAAGCCGGAACGTATTGAAGCGCTGCTAATGGTGATGACTCTCTGCCTGATGGTCTATGCTGCTATCCAACATCGAATTCGTTATGAGCTGAAAAGACAGAGTCGAACGTTCCCGGACATGAAAAAGAAACCGGCGAAGAACCCCACGGGCAGGTGGATTTTCTGCTGCTTCGAGGGTATTCATGTGTGGACGATCAATGGGACGGAGAAGCATGTAGTCGGCATCTCGGAAAGTCAGTCGACGATCATTTTTATACTGGGTCAAACGTACCAATCAATTTATTCCTGATTGGGGTGGTGAATGTCGGTTATACAGCTTAGAGTGAAAAGATTAGCTCTGTGCTTTTTTTGTGCCTTACACAGGAGTATCAGGCGTGCCGCGTTTTACCTGTGATGAGTGTGGGAAAGCTTACGCAACTGCGGGTTCTCTCAGGGGTCATAAGCGAATCCACGGTGGTGATCAGTCCCTTCAGTGCGAAATATGTAACAGGCGCTTTCCTTTTCCCAGTAAACTCGCCAAACATATGCTTACCCATACCGGTGAAAAACCTTTTCAATGTAATGTATGCAACATGACTTTTACAAATAATGGAAACCTGGTTAGGCACTCAACACTCCATTCCGGTGAACGTCCTTATGAGTGTCTGCCATGCGCTCTTTCTTTTACTCAATTAGGCAATCTTAAAAGGCATAATAAGAGCGTTCATGGAAAAAACGGAACCTTTCTATGTCAAATATGCAGTTGTCGTTTTAGTCGGGAGTTCCATCTTACCAGGCACAACCAGGTAAAACACCCATCCGAATCAACAGCCCAGACTACCACAGTGCATACGCACACGGAACCAGAAGGAATGGTAACCGTAACAAGCCAAACTAAGGAATCACCAAACGATAAGACAATCATAAGCACCGTTTTATCCCCGGTAGGAAGTGCCTACGTAGTCACTAAATGCAGCTTTTCATCAAACAGCACAACCATCACAACAACCACAACACAGGGATCAGGACGAGTAGCCGCATATACTGGTCAAAACCCTCCGGGTTCTGGCCCTGGAATAATTTTTCTAGATGAATCAGACCCTGGGCTATTAAAGGTTCACGCGAATTACGACTCTTAACTTTACGGTCGTCCAGTAAATTATTGACTCCCTGGTTTGCTCGCTACGGGCGCTATTCTCGGTCAGGCTCCTGGCCTTCCTCTGAATCGCTCTCTGTCTCATACCACTCTGGTCGCTCCCAGTCTTTTACTTTTTTTCCAATTAAACAGACATCTAAAGATTTTTCCCAGCGGGGTATGGGGATTTCAGAATAGGATTCAAAGTCGACCTGATTAAAAAAGTCATCTACGGCATTGCACCCTAAATTATTATCTGACGGTTCACCAATATAAATGACCCATTTCCCTACTGGCCACTCCGCAATCATCTCGCCAGCGTTTGTTATTGGCCAGGAAATAATCAGGGCGTCCGCTTCAGGGTGGCGTCGAATGGCTTCTGTGGCATCCAGTTCCGTAACCGTTGTTATGGTATTTTTTTCGGTGGAGTACTTATCGGTTGCCGTGACTGAAATGCCATGTTCGTTAAGGGCTTTGCACAGATAACCACTTCCGGCACCGACCTCCAGGCATGAATGAATATCATGCTCTTTGAGTTTATCAGCCAGCTGGCTGGTCCAGCTTTTGTCAACTAATGCCCACATTCCGAAGTGCTTGGTAAGAATTTTTCTGAAATCTATTCCACCTTCCGAGGATCTGGGCAGATGTTGTAAAGAAGTATTTTGGAAATTAAGGAAGTAGCTTGGTTTGCTGATATAAAAATCCCTGATGCTGGGCTGCCTTTGCTCCCCGGCAGCACCAAAAAACAGCTGTGACAGAGTATTGCGGATAGTTGATACGACCCCATAGCTACCATCATCAATTTTGTGGCAATTAAAATTGTATTGCCCATCAAGACAAAGGTCTTCAAACAATCCATTTTTTATTTCTGGCTCGAACGGGGCTATAGTTTCTGCCGGAATGGATCGTCTTAGTGTGGTGCAGTCTTTGCGGTAAAGTGGCTGTGCGTCTGTCCACTTCTCCGGTATTTCTTTTTTCTCAAGTTGCCTTATATTTTCATGCATGAAATTAAGGTATTTATAGTTTTCTTTACAGTCGTGGCAGAATCCCTGATACCCTTTTACTTTCCACTCATTAATGGTTTTCATGGATGGTTCATCGTTGTAATCACTGAGCTTGATACTCACTTTATTTTCAATATCAACCATTTCAACAACTTTTCCGTTCATACATCCGGTACAGTGGATGTCGGTACAGTGCTGCTTTAGCTTTCGAAGGCGCTCTGGCGGAATGGAGTGGGGAGGTTGTGATAGCTTCTGGTAAACATCGTACCATGTATTACAACCTTTCAACTGTGATCCGGTAATGAAATGAACAGTATCATGCATGGTATTAACGTCCTTGTATTACATAACGCAAGTTATCTTTTTATACAAAAATTTGTTCATCACCTTTCTATTACAGTGGGTGACGAACAAATGCTTTAGTGGCTCTTGATTTTCGTTGGATTGTTAAATTAAAAAAAAGTTCCACTTGTTGTATGAAACTGAAATTTAACGGGCATGAGTAACCGATAGGGTTATTTAACAGCAACAATCAGGTTGCGATTGATCGACTGATCTACCCGATGCAGGTAATTAATATAAGGTTCTTCTCCCAGAACTTTAAAGCCTGCTTCTGTTAAGGCTTCTTCAGCCTCCTTCCATTTCAGGGTGAATTCATTGTATGAAATCACCAGCGCACCTTTGGGCTTCATGACCTGTTTCCATGCCGGGGCTGCTGCTTTCAACAGTTCAAGGGGGCTGCGATCCAGTTTGGGGGCTTTGGCATTTTTACTGCCGTGCTGAACACCGTAGGGAAGATCGGATACCAGAATGTCGCAGGAATTCTTTTTAGCCAGAAACTGGGTATGGCGGGTGTCGGCGGGGAATACTTTCAGGGTCTGGATTTTTCCCTTGCTGAAATCTTCTTTGGTGGCCGCTGTTTCCAGAGTGAAGCCGTCGGACAGGCGTTTGCCATTGTGAGTGCGTCGCTCTTTGGCTTTTGTGTGCTTGTAACGACCTTTTTTGAGGTAGTTGATCAGGTAAGCCTGGATTTCCTGCGTCCATTTGTCGTTGATTTCCACGCCAACTACGTTGAAACCACGAACCATGCCCTCAAAGAGTGTCGTACCTTTGCCACACATAGGGTCGATCAGGGTGATTTGTTCGCTGCCGGTCTTACAGGCGCTCAGAGCAAGGTTCACCATCATACGGGTGAATTGCTCATTGGTTTTGCCGGTGTATTTGAGAATCTGGTTCAGGCTTTCAGGAAAGGTCTGGAATGACTCAGCGGCCAGTGGCTTGAGCAGTCCCTGTTCAAGGATTTCAAACAGCGCGTAATAGATGGAAGAAGCTGACAAGGCTTTCAGGGCTTTACTGTTCAGAGGTTCTTCGGTGCTGAAGCAGATGCAGGCAGGAAGGTTAAGGTCCCGTTCACCAATGTCGCTGATTTCTAAGTCTCTGGCCTCGGTAATTGCCCGGATTTCGTTACAGGCGATGTTGAGGGCAGCGTCAAAGTAGATGCGGTTGTGGCCGGGGTTGGCAAGAATGGCGTAATGGTGCATAAAAAATACATAGTGTTTGAACTGGCAGGAAGCTAGCAATAATTACAACGGCCTGCAACTGGTTTAGGCAAAGAGCCAAAGGGTTGATTTGGATAATGCCAACCTTAGTGTTAGAATGCAGCGCTTAATTTTGCCAGTTCTAATTCTTAAGCCTTTGTAGAGGCTGTGAGTGGGTTTTGGCTATAAGGTCGGCTGTAAATATGCACGGTCGTACCCGTTTGTTGTAATGCATATTCAATGGAGACTTTATCATGGCTTTGACTGTTGAAAAGAAAGCTGAAATCATCAAGGAGTTCGGTCGCTCTGAAGGTGACAGCGGTTGCCCTGAAGTTCAGGTAGCTCTGCTGACTGCAAACATCGAAGGTCTGCAGTCTCACTTCAAGGCTAACCACAAGGATCACCACTCCCGTCGCGGCCTGATCCGCATGGTAAACCAGCGTCGCAGCATGCTGGACTACCTGAAGCGTAAGGACGTTGAGCGCTATCGCAGCCTGATCGAACGTCTGGGTCTGCGTCGCTAATAGCCTTCGGGATCGGCACGGGTGGTTTCTGTTGAAATCACCGGCAGAACAGGAAGACTTTGCTGTAGCACAGGCTCCGCAAGGCTTCCGCAGTCAGAGCACCGCTAGCTTCCATTGTGTGGCTGGCGGTGTTTTGCGTTGAACAGGCACTGGATTTTCAGTCGTCTGTATGAAAGAAGCCAGTCAGTAAAGGCTTCGTATCCAGCTCTGATCTTGTTTTGCTGTCAAATCGGGGTGCAATTCCAAGTCTTTCTGGTGCTCTTTCCGATAGAAAGTTTCAGACAGAAGGTGCTTACCAGAAGGTTTTGAATTGCATCCGTGTCTCGTGGCAGCCACAGATGGTTGGGGTTTTACTAAAGGAAAATATTGTGACTCCGGTAACCAAGACATTTACATTCGGTGGTCAGACCATCGTTCTGGAAACAGGCCGTGTTGCCCGTCAGGCATCGGGTGCGGTTCTGGCAACCATGGGTGATACAGCCGTTCTGGCAACGGTGGTTGGCTCTAAGGAAGCGAAACCAGGGCAGGACTTTTTCCCTCTGTCCGTCCACTACCAGGAAAAAACGTACGCTGCGGGTAAAATCCCTGGCGGTTTCCTGAAGCGTGAAAGCCGTCCCAGCGAAAAAGAAACCCTGACTTCCCGCCTGATCGACCGTCCTATTCGCCCCCTGTTCCCTAAAGGCTTCATGAATGAAGTTCAGGTGGTTTTGACGGTTGTTTCCGTGGACAAGAAAAACGATCCGGATATTCTGGCGATGGTGGCCTGCTCTGCA
Above is a genomic segment from Endozoicomonas euniceicola containing:
- the rpsO gene encoding 30S ribosomal protein S15 translates to MALTVEKKAEIIKEFGRSEGDSGCPEVQVALLTANIEGLQSHFKANHKDHHSRRGLIRMVNQRRSMLDYLKRKDVERYRSLIERLGLRR
- a CDS encoding IS1634 family transposase, coding for MPPVQYRSQVMDHLGLVAGMCKELGIVEHIDKRAPKLSDEWNISHGEAVIAMIINGLGFTGQSLHMFPQFFANKPLDKLIRGGIEPEHINDKVLGRALDVLFDLDVSKVHFELAIKVAKHLKLPCDALNLDGTGFHVDGRYNCDDEVSDEDLNCIRLCKGYSRDHRPDLNQAILLLLTENRAGIPLFMKAASGNVTDKTSFKQVVSQHIKSFKAALNARYFVGDAAMYVAGTLQELSHQEQLFVSRVPLNIGDAKKLVRSAPSRSMNVVDGFDHYEAVETLSEYAGVVQRWVLFRNKQSQKAEQKTLTRRMQKKSLTESEALVKLGKKSFRCEADAMEAFRQWQKNSKLCQAEPKVISKPCYNTKGRPADGMPPDHYEYFVTGCCSVAVERRRDAEASLGCFILGTNDMDTDRLDTTELLKTYKSQQQVERGFRFLKSPDFLVSSLYLKKPERIEALLMVMTLCLMVYAAIQHRIRYELKRQSRTFPDMKKKPAKNPTGRWIFCCFEGIHVWTINGTEKHVVGISESQSTIIFILGQTYQSIYS
- a CDS encoding C2H2-type zinc finger protein, whose translation is MPRFTCDECGKAYATAGSLRGHKRIHGGDQSLQCEICNRRFPFPSKLAKHMLTHTGEKPFQCNVCNMTFTNNGNLVRHSTLHSGERPYECLPCALSFTQLGNLKRHNKSVHGKNGTFLCQICSCRFSREFHLTRHNQVKHPSESTAQTTTVHTHTEPEGMVTVTSQTKESPNDKTIISTVLSPVGSAYVVTKCSFSSNSTTITTTTTQGSGRVAAYTGQNPPGSGPGIIFLDESDPGLLKVHANYDS
- a CDS encoding TRM11 family SAM-dependent methyltransferase; this encodes MHHYAILANPGHNRIYFDAALNIACNEIRAITEARDLEISDIGERDLNLPACICFSTEEPLNSKALKALSASSIYYALFEILEQGLLKPLAAESFQTFPESLNQILKYTGKTNEQFTRMMVNLALSACKTGSEQITLIDPMCGKGTTLFEGMVRGFNVVGVEINDKWTQEIQAYLINYLKKGRYKHTKAKERRTHNGKRLSDGFTLETAATKEDFSKGKIQTLKVFPADTRHTQFLAKKNSCDILVSDLPYGVQHGSKNAKAPKLDRSPLELLKAAAPAWKQVMKPKGALVISYNEFTLKWKEAEEALTEAGFKVLGEEPYINYLHRVDQSINRNLIVAVK
- a CDS encoding methyltransferase domain-containing protein, whose translation is MHDTVHFITGSQLKGCNTWYDVYQKLSQPPHSIPPERLRKLKQHCTDIHCTGCMNGKVVEMVDIENKVSIKLSDYNDEPSMKTINEWKVKGYQGFCHDCKENYKYLNFMHENIRQLEKKEIPEKWTDAQPLYRKDCTTLRRSIPAETIAPFEPEIKNGLFEDLCLDGQYNFNCHKIDDGSYGVVSTIRNTLSQLFFGAAGEQRQPSIRDFYISKPSYFLNFQNTSLQHLPRSSEGGIDFRKILTKHFGMWALVDKSWTSQLADKLKEHDIHSCLEVGAGSGYLCKALNEHGISVTATDKYSTEKNTITTVTELDATEAIRRHPEADALIISWPITNAGEMIAEWPVGKWVIYIGEPSDNNLGCNAVDDFFNQVDFESYSEIPIPRWEKSLDVCLIGKKVKDWERPEWYETESDSEEGQEPDRE